CCAGGAGCTCCAGGTGGCCCTGCTGCTCACCGACGGGAGCACCACCCGGGAGGCCGCCGCGGCCCTGTACCTGTCGCCCAAGACGGTCGAGTACCACCTGCGCAAGGTGTACACGAAGCTCGACGTCCACTCGCGCGACGAGCTCGCGGCGCTGCTCACCGACGGCGGCTGAGGTCGAGCGCCCGAGCCGACCGCGGGACCCTGCGCCCTGTCGTCGAGGTTTCGTCCTCGGCTGGCGCTACGCTGCCCTCGAACGCCTGTCCGTGTCCCCGGCACGGCGGGCCCGACCACCCGAGCTGAGCCACCAGGAGCCGCACCGCATGGCGCGCACGAAGCCCGCACCCGTCGCCGACGAGCCGTTCGACGAGAAGATCGTCGACATCGACGTCGCGCAGGAGATGGAGACGTCGTTCCTCGAGTACGCGTACTCCGTCATCTACTCGCGTGCGCTGCCCGACGCCCGGGACGGCCTCAAGCCCGTCCAGCGCCGGATCCTCTACATGATGGCCGACATGGGCCTGCGCCCCGACCGGCCCTACGTGAAGTCGTCCCGCGTGGTCGGCGAGGTGATGGGCAAGCTGCACCCGCACGGCGACGCCGCCATCTACGACGCGCTCGTGCGGCTCGCCCAGGACTTCTCCCTGCGCCTGCCGCTGGTGGACGGGCACGGCAACTTCGGCTCGCTCGACGACGGCCCCGCCGCCCCCCGGTACACCGAGGCCCGGCTCGCCGCGCCGTCGACCGTCATGACGGCCGGCCTCGACGAGGACGTCGTCGAGTTCGTCCCGAACTACGACAACAAGCTCACCCAGCCCGAGGTGCTTCCCGCCGCCATCCCGAACCTGCTCGTCAACGGGGCGTCCGGCATCGCGGTGGGCATGGCCACGAACATGCCGCCGCACAACCTCGTCGAGGTCGTCGCCGCGGCCCGGCACCTGCTCGACAACCCGGCCGCGACGCTCGAGGACGTCATGCGGTTCGTCCCCGGTCCCGACCTGCCCAGCGGCGGCAAGATCGTCGGCCTCGACGGCGTGCGCGACGCCTACCGCACGGGCCGCGGCACGTTCCGCACCCGCGCCACCGCGCGCGTGGAGAACGTCACCCCGCGCCGCAAGGGCATCGTCGTGACCGAGCTGCCGTACACGGTCGGCCCGGAGAAGGTCATCGAGAAGATCGCCGACGGCGTCAAGGCGAAGAAGATCCAGGGCGTCGTCAACGTGCAGGACCTCACCGACCGCGCCCACGGGCTGCGCGTCGTCGTCGAGGTCAAGACGGGGTTCGACCCCGACGCCGTGCTGGAGCAGCTCTACCGCGCCACACCGCTCGAGGACTCGTTCGGCATCAACAACGTCGCGCTCGTGGAGGGGCAGCCCCGGACCCTGGGCCTGCTGGAGCTGCTGCGCGTGTGGGTGGACCACCGCATCGACGTCGTGCGCCGCCGGTCCACGTACCGGCTCGGCAAGCGCAAGGACCGCCTGCACCTCGTCGAGGGTCTGCTGGTGGCGATCCTCGACATCGACGAGGTCATCCAGGTCATCCGGTCCTCGGACGACGCCTCCGCCGCGCGCGAGCGCCTGCGGTCCGTGTTCGACCTGTCCGAGCCGCAGGCCACGTACATCCTGGACCTGCAGCTGCGCCGCCTGACGAAGTTCTCGCGCATCGAGCTGGAGTCGGAGAAGTCCGAGCTCGAGGCCGAGATCGCCGCGCTGGAGGCGATCCTCGCGGACGAGGCACGCCTGCGCGGCGTGGTGTCCGACGAGATGGCCGACGTCGCGGCGACGTACGGCACGCCGCGTCGCACCGTCCTGCTGGACTCCGCCGGCGGCACCGCGTCGTCGCAGGCGACGGTCCCCGCACGGGGCCGCAACGCGCCCGCGATCGACCTGGAGATCAAGGACTCCCCCACGCGGGTCCTGCTGTCCGCGACCGGGCTGCTGGCCCGCACGTCGGGCGAGGGCGCCGAGGCGCCGGTCGAGCGGGCGGGACGGCGCCACGCGCACGACGCGCTGCTCGGCGACGTCGGCACGTCGACGCGCTCCGAGGTGGGCCTCGTCACGACCACGGGCAGGCTGCACAAGCTGTCCGTGCTCGAGCTGCCCGCGCTGCCCGCCACCGACGGGCCGCCGTCGCTGTCCGGCGGCGTCCCGGTGCGCGAGATGGTCACGCTGGAGGCCGGTGAGGAGCCCGTGGCCGTGGTGTCGCTCGCCGAGGACGCCCCCACGCTGGCGCTCGGCACCCGCCAGGGCGTGGTCAAGCGCGTCGCCGCCGGGGACGCCCCGAAGAACGGTGACGTGTGGGAGGTCGTGGCCCTCAAGGACGGCGACGCCGTCGTGGGTGCCGCACCGGCGGGCGAGGGCGACGAGCTGGTGTTCGTGGCGTCCGACGCGAGCCTGCTGCACTTCGACGCCTCCGCGGTGCGTCCGCAGGGTCGGGCCGCGGCCGGGATGGCCGGCATCCGCCTCGGCGCGGGCCAGCAGGTCGTGTTCTTCGGCGTGGCGCGGGCCGCGACGCGCGACCTGCACACCGTCGTCACGCTCGCCGGGGCCTCCGGGGCGCTGCCCGGCACGGGCGGCGGGTCGGTCAAGGTCACGCCGTACGAGCTCTACCCCGGCAAGGGCCGCGGCACCGGCGGCGTGCGCGCGCACCGGTTCCTCAAGGGCGAGGACGCGATCGTCCTGGCCTGGGTGGGCGAGGGCCCGGCCCGCGCGGTCGGGTCCGGCGGCCAGCCCGTCGACCTGCCGGAGGACAACCTGCGCCGCGACGGCTCGGGCGTGCCGCTGGCGGGTCCGGTCGCCGCGATCGGCTGACCTTCCCATGCAAGGTGCATGCGCGTAGTGTGGTGTGCATGTCCACGCTCCAGGTGAGGGACGTCCCCGACGACGTCAAGCAGATCCTCAAGGTCAGGGCGGCCGCGGCCGGTCAGAGCCTCTCGGAGTACGTGCTCCACGAGCTCCAGGAGCTCACCGGCCGCCCGACCCTGGCCGAGCTGAGCGCACGGATCGAGGCGCGAGGAACCTACGCCCCGACGCGGAGCGCCGCCGACGTGCTCGCCGACGAGCGGGCCGCTCGCCGGTGACGCTCGTCCTCGACGCGTCCGTCCTCGCCGAGTTTCTCGTCGGCAGCCCTGCCGGCCGGGAGGCCGCGCGACGGGTCGGTGGGGGTGGCTCGCTGCACCTGCCCCACCTCGCCGTCGTCGAGGTGACGTCCGTGCTGCGCGGATGGGTCGCGGGAGGTCACGTCCCCGCCCAGCGCGCGGAGGGCGCGCTCGAGGATCTCGCCGCGCTGCGCGCCGACCGGTGGCCGATCGAGCCGCTGCTGGGGCGCGTCTGGGAGCTCCGGGCGAACCTGACCGTCTATGACGCGACCTACGTCGCCCTGGCGGAGTCGCTCGGCGCCACCCTCCTCACGGCGGACCGGCGCCTCGGACGGGCGGCCGATCAGCTCGGCCGCTGCCCGGTCGAGCTGATCGACGCCTCGACCGGTCGGTGACGACCGCGCCGGTCCTCACCCCTCGCCGGTACGAGGGGCGAGCGCCGCGGCGATCGCGTCTCCCAGATCGGTCGGGCGAGTGAACATCGGCCAGTGCCCGGTCGGCAGGTCGACGATCTCGTAGTCGTGGTGCCGGGACAGCTCGGCGACGTACGGGTGGCCCTGCGCCATGAGGCCGCGCAGCACGTCGGACGGCATCTCCGAGGCGACGACGGTCGTCGGGACGTCGAGGCGGGACAGGTCGTCGGAGAGCCGGTGCGGCTCGCGGACCGTCGCGCCCGGCTGCGGCACGGCCCGCTCCCGGAACTGCCGGCGGAGCTCGTCGGTGAGCCCGACCAGCGACTGGTCGTCGAGGTCCGCCCAGTCCGGCAGGTCGTGGTCGACGACGTCGGCGGGCAGGTCCGCGTCCACCGCCTGACCGTCGGCGAACGGGCCGGAGTCGACGTACACGACCCGGGCCACGCGGCCCGGGCGTGCGTCGGAGGCCGCGTAGACCAGCCCGCCGCCGGCGGAGTGACCGACGAGGGCGACCTCGGCGTCCGCGGGCAGCGCGTCGATCTGCTCCACGACGGCGGCGACGTGGTCGGCGAGCGTGACGCCGGAGCGGTCGTCGTCGCCCGAGGCCATGCCCGGCAGGGTGAGGGGGTGCACGGTGTGCCCGGCCGCGACCAGCGGCGGGGTGACGGCGTCCCAGGCGGACGCGTTCAACCAGAAGCCCGGTACGAGGATGACATCCATCCCTCGAACCTAGGCGTGACCACCGACACACCCGCAGGGTGCCGACCCGCCGGGTGGACGCCCGCCGCGCGGGTCGGTGCCCGGTGGTTGGATCGCCGGGTGACGACGTACGAGTTCTCCGCGGACACGGACCGGATCGACACCGACTGGGTGCACGCGATCCTGTCGACCCAGTACTGGGCGTTGGGTCGCTCCCGCGCCGTGCAGGACGCCGCGGTGGCGGGGTCGCGCAGCTACGGGGTGTACACCGACGACGGCACGCAGGTGGCCTACGCCCGCGCGGTGACGGACGGCGCGACGTTCGCGTGGGTCGCCGACGTCGTCGTCCACCCGGACCACCGCCGCCAGGGGCTCGGCACGCTGCTGGTGGACGGTGTCATGGCGGACCTGGCGGGCGTGCGCCGCGTGCTGCTCAAGGCGTCGCCCGAGGGCCACGACCTCTACCGCAAGGCCGGGTTCGACGACCTCGACGAGCCGGGGGCGTGGCTCCTGCGCACGCTCTCCTGACCCGGGGCGGCCGCCAGGGCCCTACGAGCCGGAGCTCTGGGGGTTGACCCGGCGGATCCACCCGACGAGGTCGGCCGTCGAGCGCGTCTGGAGCCACACCCGCCCGGGTCCCTGGAAGTCGGTGACCAGGCCCTCCCCGCCGAGCAGGGTGGACTTCCAGCTCCCGGCCTTGCGCACCGCGTACTGCACGGTCTCGTCGAACGCGACGACGTGCCCGGTGTCCAGGGTCAGGGTCTCGCCGGGGGCGAGCTCGGTGGCGACGATCGCGCCGTACGACGACATGAGCAGGTCGCCGCGCCCGCTGCACCGCAGCAGGATGAGCCCCTCGCCGCTGAAGAACGACTTGCCGCCGCCCCACTTCGAGTCGACGTCGATCGCGGGGTCGGACGCGGTCCAGGACCCGGACTGCACGAGCAGCGCCGTCGCGCCGTCCAGGGCGACCTTGGTCATGTCGCCCGGCAGCACCGCGGCGACGCCTACCTGCCCGCCGGTGTCGGAGTGGAAGTCGTTGACGAAGAAGCTCTCGCCGCCGAGGCTGCGCCGCAGCCCCTTCATGAAGCCGCCCCGGGTGGACGTCTCCATCCGGACGTCGCCGCGGGTCATGGCCATCGCCCCGGCCTCGACCCGCACGGAGCCGCCGGGCGGGAGCGCGACGGTCCCCATGGCGAACGACGGGCCGGCGGTGACGGTGACGTCCATGAGAGCTCCCCCTCGGGTGCGCGCCGGCGTGTGCCGTCGCTGCCGGTCACGCTAGCGGCGGGCCAGCACCCCCGCCACCAGCAGCGTCTGCCCGGCGAGGTAGGTGAGCATCACCCAGAACCCGTCCAGCGGCGGCGCGAACCAGTCGGTGAACGCGCCGAGCGCGATCATCGCGTCGGAGGCCAGGAAGACCGCGCCGCCGATCGCGGCGAGGCGGTGCACGCCGGTGGAGAGGACCGCCATCGTGCCCAGGCACAGCGCGTACACGACGACGGCGACGCCGAGCACCCCGGCGCCGGGCAGGCAGAGCCCCACCAGGACGACGGCGGCGAGGACGTAGACCGCCAGGACGGCGGGGCGCCGCAGCACGGAGTCGCGGCGGTGCGGCCAGAACGCGACCGCGTACACGACCTGCGCCACGAGGAACCCGCCGACCATCGCGAGGAACGCGGCGTCGCCGTCGAACAGGTCCGGCAGGGTGTCCCCCACCCAGGAGAAGGCGAGCGCGACCAGCACGAGGCGGACCAGTCGCGGGCGGGGCGCGGCCGTGGCGCACCACAGGACGGCGGCGAGCGCCGGCATGAGGAACCACTGGGTGCGGTCGGCGAGCGGGCCTGAGCCCGCGAGCTGGGCGACGAGGTGGACGGCCGTGAGCAGCAGGAACACGGCGGCGGCGAGGCGGGTGGAACGTCCGCGCAGCGCCGGGCGGGTGTGGACGACGTCGGTCACCCGCGCAGCGTAGCGGTCAGAGCTCGATGCTCAGCATCCGCGATCCGTGGGTCTTGGCGTACCCGAGGCCGGCGTAGATGCCCTGGGCTCCGGTGGGGTTCTCCGTGTCGACGTCGAGGCAGGCGAACTCCATGCCGTCGGCCCGCATGGCGTGCATCCCCGCGACGAGCGCGGCCGGGGCCCCGCGGCGGCCGCGGTAGGCGCGGCGCGTGCCGAGGATCGCGGTGTACCCGAACGTGTAGCCGCGCACCGCGAAGTCCTCGTCGAACCGCTCGTTGAGGGCGTACGCGACGACGAGCGGCTGCCCGGCGCGCAGCGCGTCGGCGGTGGCGGCGTCGGTGTCGGGGTCGGCGAGGAGGGCGTCGACGTCCGGGTCGGGGTCGACCACCACGACGCTCCACTGCGGGGCGAACCCGGTGCGACCGTGGGTCCACTGCTCCGGGGTCTGGGGCTCGCTGCCCCAGTGGTCGCGGAACGCGTCGTTGTGCGCGAGGCGGGTCGCCTCGTCGAGGTCGGCGGAGAACGGGACGACCCGCAGGCCGTCGGGCGCGATGTCGGGCAGCGGGTCGGCGTCGAGGTGACGCAGGTCGCGGCGCAGCTCGGAGTAGAAGCGCCGGGGCGTGAACCCGGCACGCTCGACGATGCGGGCCTTCGCGACGGGGCCGTCGTCCTCGGCGTACACCGCGAGGCGGGCGGGCAGCTCCTTGCCGGACTCCGCGAGCACCTGCCGGCCGCGGGCAAGCTGCCAGGCGAACAGCTCGCGCCCGATGCCCTCGCCGCGGCGGGCGGGGTGGACGCCGCCGAACAACACGACCCGCACGGTGCGGGTGTCGCCCGGCATCGACTCGACCTGCGCGTACGCGACCAGCGTGCCGTCGGCGTCGTGGCCGAGCAGGGAGTCGGTGTCGAAGCGGCGCCAGGGCGCGTCGAACAGCTCGGTGATCTCCTCGATCACCTCCCGGTAGGGCTCGGCGTCGGCCTCGGCGATGGTGTTGCGCAGGTCCAGCAGGGCGGGGGCGTCCGCCTTCGTGGCGGGCCGCCAGGTGAGGCCACCGGCGGTGATCTCCGGCAGGGTCGCGGGGGCGTCGGCGCGCTGCGCGATGGGCGCGAGCGTCTCGGTCGTCGCGGTGAGGTCGGGGCTCGGCATGCTGCGAGGCTACGTCTCACCGGTCGGCGCTCGCACGGGATTTCTCGCGGGCGCGACTACGCTGGTCCGGTGACCGTCTCGCTCGACCTCGCCGCCGCCGATGCCCGTTCCGCCGCCCTGCGCGAGGCGATGCGCACCCGCGTGGTGGTCGCCGACGGCGCGATGGGCACGATGATCCAGGCGGCCGACCCGTCGCTCGACGACTTCGAGGGGCACGAGGGCTGCAACGAGGTCCTCAACGTCACCCGGCCGGACATCATCTCCGCGGTGCACGACGCCTACCTGGAGGTCGGCGTCGACGCGATCGAGACGAACACGTTCGGCGCGAACTGGTCGAACCTGTCGGACTACGGCATCGACGAGCGGATCCGTGAGCTCGCCCGCGCGGGTGCCGCGCTGGCCCGCGGGCGCGCGGACGCGTTCTCCACCCCCGACCACCCGCGCTGGGTGCTGGGCTCGATGGGTCCGGGCACCAAGCTGCCGAGCCTGGGGCACACCACGTACGACCACCTGCGGCGCACGTTCGCGGAGCAGGCGGCGGGGCTGCTGGAGGGCGGCGCGGACGCGCTGCTGGTCGAGACCAGCCAGGACCTGCTCCAGGCGAAGGCCGCGGTGACGGCGTGCCACGACGCGATGCGTCCGGTCACCGACGGCGGCGCGGGACGCGCGGTGCCCGTCATCGTGTCGGTGACGGTGGAGACCACCGGCACGATGCTCATGGGCTCGGAGATCGGCGCGGCCCTGACGACGCTCCAGGCGATCGGCGTGGACGCCATCGGCCTGAACTGCGCCACCGGCCCCGACCAGATGAGCGAGCACCTGCGCCACCTGGCGCGGCACGCGGAGATCCCCGTGACCTGCATGCCGAACGCGGGCCTGCCCGAGCTCGGGCCGCACGGCGCCGTGTACCCGCTGAGCCCCGCCGAGCTCGCGGCCGCGCACGAGCAGTTCGTCGGCGAGTTCTCCCTCGGCCTCGTGGGCGGCTGCTGCGGCACCACGCCCGAGCACCTGGCGCGCGTCGTCGAGGCGGTGCGCGGGCGCGCGCTGCCGCCGCGCACCCCGGAGCGGGAGAACGGCGTCGCGTCCCTGTACTCGCAC
This Isoptericola jiangsuensis DNA region includes the following protein-coding sequences:
- a CDS encoding DNA gyrase/topoisomerase IV subunit A: MARTKPAPVADEPFDEKIVDIDVAQEMETSFLEYAYSVIYSRALPDARDGLKPVQRRILYMMADMGLRPDRPYVKSSRVVGEVMGKLHPHGDAAIYDALVRLAQDFSLRLPLVDGHGNFGSLDDGPAAPRYTEARLAAPSTVMTAGLDEDVVEFVPNYDNKLTQPEVLPAAIPNLLVNGASGIAVGMATNMPPHNLVEVVAAARHLLDNPAATLEDVMRFVPGPDLPSGGKIVGLDGVRDAYRTGRGTFRTRATARVENVTPRRKGIVVTELPYTVGPEKVIEKIADGVKAKKIQGVVNVQDLTDRAHGLRVVVEVKTGFDPDAVLEQLYRATPLEDSFGINNVALVEGQPRTLGLLELLRVWVDHRIDVVRRRSTYRLGKRKDRLHLVEGLLVAILDIDEVIQVIRSSDDASAARERLRSVFDLSEPQATYILDLQLRRLTKFSRIELESEKSELEAEIAALEAILADEARLRGVVSDEMADVAATYGTPRRTVLLDSAGGTASSQATVPARGRNAPAIDLEIKDSPTRVLLSATGLLARTSGEGAEAPVERAGRRHAHDALLGDVGTSTRSEVGLVTTTGRLHKLSVLELPALPATDGPPSLSGGVPVREMVTLEAGEEPVAVVSLAEDAPTLALGTRQGVVKRVAAGDAPKNGDVWEVVALKDGDAVVGAAPAGEGDELVFVASDASLLHFDASAVRPQGRAAAGMAGIRLGAGQQVVFFGVARAATRDLHTVVTLAGASGALPGTGGGSVKVTPYELYPGKGRGTGGVRAHRFLKGEDAIVLAWVGEGPARAVGSGGQPVDLPEDNLRRDGSGVPLAGPVAAIG
- a CDS encoding FitA-like ribbon-helix-helix domain-containing protein, encoding MSTLQVRDVPDDVKQILKVRAAAAGQSLSEYVLHELQELTGRPTLAELSARIEARGTYAPTRSAADVLADERAARR
- a CDS encoding alpha/beta fold hydrolase, with amino-acid sequence MDVILVPGFWLNASAWDAVTPPLVAAGHTVHPLTLPGMASGDDDRSGVTLADHVAAVVEQIDALPADAEVALVGHSAGGGLVYAASDARPGRVARVVYVDSGPFADGQAVDADLPADVVDHDLPDWADLDDQSLVGLTDELRRQFRERAVPQPGATVREPHRLSDDLSRLDVPTTVVASEMPSDVLRGLMAQGHPYVAELSRHHDYEIVDLPTGHWPMFTRPTDLGDAIAAALAPRTGEG
- a CDS encoding TIGR00266 family protein — translated: MDVTVTAGPSFAMGTVALPPGGSVRVEAGAMAMTRGDVRMETSTRGGFMKGLRRSLGGESFFVNDFHSDTGGQVGVAAVLPGDMTKVALDGATALLVQSGSWTASDPAIDVDSKWGGGKSFFSGEGLILLRCSGRGDLLMSSYGAIVATELAPGETLTLDTGHVVAFDETVQYAVRKAGSWKSTLLGGEGLVTDFQGPGRVWLQTRSTADLVGWIRRVNPQSSGS
- a CDS encoding type II toxin-antitoxin system VapC family toxin, coding for MTLVLDASVLAEFLVGSPAGREAARRVGGGGSLHLPHLAVVEVTSVLRGWVAGGHVPAQRAEGALEDLAALRADRWPIEPLLGRVWELRANLTVYDATYVALAESLGATLLTADRRLGRAADQLGRCPVELIDASTGR
- a CDS encoding lysoplasmalogenase; amino-acid sequence: MTDVVHTRPALRGRSTRLAAAVFLLLTAVHLVAQLAGSGPLADRTQWFLMPALAAVLWCATAAPRPRLVRLVLVALAFSWVGDTLPDLFDGDAAFLAMVGGFLVAQVVYAVAFWPHRRDSVLRRPAVLAVYVLAAVVLVGLCLPGAGVLGVAVVVYALCLGTMAVLSTGVHRLAAIGGAVFLASDAMIALGAFTDWFAPPLDGFWVMLTYLAGQTLLVAGVLARR
- a CDS encoding GNAT family N-acetyltransferase, which gives rise to MPSPDLTATTETLAPIAQRADAPATLPEITAGGLTWRPATKADAPALLDLRNTIAEADAEPYREVIEEITELFDAPWRRFDTDSLLGHDADGTLVAYAQVESMPGDTRTVRVVLFGGVHPARRGEGIGRELFAWQLARGRQVLAESGKELPARLAVYAEDDGPVAKARIVERAGFTPRRFYSELRRDLRHLDADPLPDIAPDGLRVVPFSADLDEATRLAHNDAFRDHWGSEPQTPEQWTHGRTGFAPQWSVVVVDPDPDVDALLADPDTDAATADALRAGQPLVVAYALNERFDEDFAVRGYTFGYTAILGTRRAYRGRRGAPAALVAGMHAMRADGMEFACLDVDTENPTGAQGIYAGLGYAKTHGSRMLSIEL
- a CDS encoding GNAT family N-acetyltransferase, whose protein sequence is MTTYEFSADTDRIDTDWVHAILSTQYWALGRSRAVQDAAVAGSRSYGVYTDDGTQVAYARAVTDGATFAWVADVVVHPDHRRQGLGTLLVDGVMADLAGVRRVLLKASPEGHDLYRKAGFDDLDEPGAWLLRTLS